DNA from Rhinatrema bivittatum chromosome 16, aRhiBiv1.1, whole genome shotgun sequence:
TGCAAGCACATTTCTAAGGGGAAACTCCTCAcagagcttttttttattttgttcaccaCCTGGATAACATTTGACAGGTGGGATAGaaagttttaataaatggaaataaatgaatgaaatggaGCATCCTTTTGGAAATTGGTGATCGGTGGGGGATGTGGATCCTTCTGTGCCCGCATGCTTTGCTCCTGCTTTGGAGAAAGGGCAACGTGTGCACATCAAGGTGATGGAGGGGAATTCCAAAATGAGATTCCCAAGCACGCTTTACTCTGCCTTCCCCTGGCCGCATCTGGGCTGCACTGTGTCATAGAGCGTGCATACTATCTGCTGCACACAGGgcacaatttaaacaaaaatggtTTACACAGATAAGCAAAATTCAACAGAAGAGCTGGAACTATCTCACAATGATATAAGTAAAAAACAGCAAGCAGAGAGAATTATCAAGGCACTGGCTTCATATGTAGTATGAGCAGATTTGCAGGCTTTTGTACTACAAATAAAAATGTTCCCTTAATGAGCAGCTATTGTGGATGCAGAGCGCGTTCTGTGATTGGCCGTGAGACTATGGCAATTCTGTGTATTGAGGATCACCAGCTACAACAGTTAAAGCATTACAGCTtgtccaaaatgctgctgcaaggagCAGAGCTAAGGGAACATATAACCCTGGTCCTTTCATGGTTAAATGGTTACCCGTTCACTTCGGTATTACATTTAAAATCCTAATTTTGATTCATAAGGCCATTCAGTGCAGGGGCTACAGAATCTTTTAGATCTTCTCCAAAGCTTTACCTGTCATCTCAGAATTTAAGATCATTTGGCCAGAATCTGCTTGATGTGAAGTCAATAAAGTTAAGTGCGTTTGGCTGAGCTGAGGGATAGGACCTTTTCCATCGCTGACCTGATACCTTTTACAGTGGAGAATAGAGCCTTTTAAGAAACAGTTCAAGACCTTTTTATTTAGACAGGCTTTTAAATAGGACAGTTTGCACTGGACTGGGAGCAGTTGTTGTGTTATTGTTGTTGTGTTTCAGTTGTGATGTTGCTCCCTTTATCAGTTTTATGTGATCTGTTAATGTTGTTaggttttattttgcatttattatgaatgttttactttgtatataagaacataagaacataagaaattgccatgctgggtcagactaagggtccatcaagcccagcatcttgtttccaacagaggccaaaccaggccacaagaaactggcaagtacccaaacactaagaagatcccatgctattgatgcaattaatagcaatggctattccctaagtaaacttgattaatagcagttaatatacatctcctccaagaaattatccaaaccttttttgaacccagctacactaactgcactaatcatgtcctctggcaacaaattccaaagctttattgtgcattgagtgaaaaataattttctccaattagtcttaaatgtgctacttgctaacttcatggaatcccccctagtccttctattatctgaaaatgtaaataaccgattcacatctactcattcatgacctctcatgatcttaaagacctctatcatatcccccctcagccgtctcttctccaagctgaacagccctaacctcttcagtctttcctcataggggagctgttccatcccctttgccattttggttgcccttctctgtaccttctccatcacaacttttttttttttttttttgagatgtggctaccagaattgtacacagaattcaaggtgcagtctcaccatggatcaatacagaggcattatgacattttccgttttattaaccattcccttcctaataattcctaacattctgtttgctattttgactgctgcagcacactgagtgtATAAATTACCTCACCTTGTAAAGGTACTTCTCTGCATATATGGGACACAAGGATATTACACAGAATTTAGTAGaagcaaatataaatttattattgcatatccttgggagataCAGACCACCAGACCTACAACACAGGTAGAACATTAACGCCTGTCTCTCTCCTAGTATATCGTGAGGGCTGTGTTTTATAGGTTTAAACAGTACAGAGATGCCTTATGAGCCTATGATGATAATCACTTATGCAGTATGACATAGTTAAATAAGATAAACTAAAAACTATTTTAACCTGAAACCTCTCCACCCACGTGAAGGCCCCTTGCTTTTGCCAGATGTGTGCCGCTTCTTCTGAGGTGCTTTGTCCTGTCAATATGTCAGTCTTTTCATTCTCATGGGGCAGTGGGAAACTGATTTCAGTTAGGCCCCTCAATTGGAGACAGCAGTCTGAAAATGTGGCCTGAGAATGTGGCCTCAGCCATTTTCCATCTGTAACCTCATGACCTTCTAGCAtgggctttgcagagcctaaatGTATTCTAGATGTCTTAAGATTTTTTCTATTGCCAGAGTTGCAGGCAGGCCACAGACAATGAAGGCTTCTGGTAATGAACCAAAGTCTGAGCAATAGTCTCCATATTAGCCTGCCCATGTATcatgagccgacaattttaaagtattatccactatgatgcctagagcttttttctgggtggtagctcctaatatggaacctaacattgtgtaactacagcaagggttatttttccctatatgcaacacctagcacttgtccacattacatttcatctgccacttagatgcccaatcttccagtcttgcaaggtcctcctgtgatgtatcacaatccgcttgtgatttaactactctgaataattttgtatcatccacaaatttgataacctcactcgtcgtattcctttccagatcatttatatataatttgaaaagccccggtccaagtacagatccctgaggcactccactgtttacccttttccactgagaaaattgaccatttaatcctactctctgtttcttgtcttttaaccagtttgtaatccacgaaaggacatcgcctcctatcccatgactttttagttttcttagaagactctcatgagggactttgtcaaacgccttctgaaaatccaaatacactacttctatcggttcacctttatccacttgtttatttgttaggcaagacttcccttggataaatccatgttgactgtgttctattaaatcatgtctttctatatgctctatgattttgatcttgagaatagtttccactatttttcccagcactgaagtcaggctcactggtctatagttagccGGAtggcccctggatccctttttaaatattggggttacattggcctccctccagtcttcaggtacaatggatgattttaatgataggttacaaattttaactaatagatcagaaatttcattttttagttccttcagtaccctaggatgcataccatctggtccaggtgatttgctactcttagaATGTTGGATATTACAGttcataaatgaataaatacataataagGAGTATCAGCAAGTCAGGAAAACTATAATCATTAATGAGAGAAATCACTGGTCTTGTAAAGATGACCCAGTCTTGTATTAGATGGATTGTCCAGAAaactatgaaaaaaataaaacttaaaaaatgtttttttgtacaAATAAAACTCCAACACTAATGTTTTGGCAATCCTGCATCAGGGGGAACAAAGTAAGTgaaaagttaactggataaggtGCACAGGTCTGCATCTCTCACCATCTCACGGAGTTTGAAACAGGTTACCATCCTCTTTGAACTCTGTGAGATTGTGACAGATCTGAATATGGGCACCTTATTCAGTATGTGCTCCACCTGATGCAGGACTGCAGAAACATTAGCTGGGGTCAGGgtttttttgcatgaaaaaaatgtaaacattaacAGTGTTTGTTCTTTTCAGAGTTTTATGAACAATCATCTAACTCATTTGTGTTGAATGATGGAGAAGACTGAGTTGTCTTTACAAGGCCACCTTACACAGATAAAAACATGTCTACtcacatcaatttttttttttacaaacattcCTGCTCCATTATTCCAGAAGCTACTTCCCTATGAGTTTCCTTAATGCATTTTTTATCTCCATGTTCCTCAGACTGTAAATGATTGGATTCAGCATGGGAGTGACGGTAGTGTACACCACCGACAGGAATTTACCCTGTTCCTGGGAGTATGTCGAGGTGGGTCTCAGATACATACAGAACACTGACAAATAAAACATGGAAACAacagtgaggtgggaggagcaggtggagaaagcTTTACGCTTCCCCTCTGCAGAGCGGATCCTCAGGATTGCTGAGATGATGTAGATGTAAGATGTAAGAGTCACAAGGAAGGCAGGCACAGCCATGAAAGCAGATTCAACAAACACTAAGCTTTGCGTGGTGGCTGTGTCAGTGCAGGAAAGCTTTAACAGTGGCAAGAGATCACAGAAGAGGTGATTAATTTGGTTGGAATCACAGAATGAAAGGCGAGTGATAGAAGCTGTTACTGCCATAGAGTTCAGAAATCCAGTGATCCAGGAGGTTACGGCCAGCAGGACACAGACTCTGTGATTCATGATGAGCAAATAGTGTAAGGGGTCACAGACTGCCACATAGCGGTCATAAGCCATGGTGGTAAGAAGGAAGGCTTCAGTACAGGCATGGCCCATGAAGAAAAACAACTGCAAAATGCACCCAACATAGGAAATGGTCTTATCCCCTGAGTGGAAGATCTCCAGCAGTTTTGGGGTGACGGTGGAGGTGCAGCAAATGTCTGTGAGTGCCaggttactgaggaagaagtacatgggggtgtgcaggcagGGGTCAGCACGGGTCACTGTGATAATCACAAGGTTCCCCAGCAGGGTGATCAGGTAGATGAGCAGGAAGACCAGGAAGAGGGGAACCTGCAGCTGGGGATTATCAGAAAGTCCCAGAATAAGGAATTCTCTCACCGTCGTCATGTTTTCCATGTCCATTGGGTTCATCTCTCCTATCAAGGTTAAAAGTTAAAATCTGAAATGTGTACATTAAGTAAACTTCCTTACAATTTGTTTCCCTTCCTGAGGATCAGGCCAGCAGCCCTGGGAGTCCTGGGTGATGATCCTTCCACTGAGCTCTGTGGCCTAGTCCTCAGTGTCCCTGAACCTTACAGATGTTGCAATGAAGGGCCAGCAGTGAGTGTCTCTCATCTGCATCTTTTCAGCTGTCACGCTTGGCCGTGCAATGTGAAACACCACTAGCGGTGAGCATACAATTGTAATAACACTTGCATTCTAAATGCCTCATGAGCCTCTGTCCTGCATGCTGTTTAGAGAGACTGTGGTGCACATAAAAGGGATTGTTAATGTTTGTTACACTGGGAATGACAAATGCAAGTATTATTGCCATTGTATGTTTGCTCCTGAGGAAGCAGCTTCATCTCTGTGGCTGGCATTGGTTGCTCTCCTGTTAACTGGGAGATATCCCCCTTCCCTTCAGATCTAGATAGAGCTTCACCAAATATTAACGGGAAAGAGCTCCAACCTGTCACCTTCTTTGGGATCCAGGACAAACCACTTGTAGGGGATTTCCTGACTCCTGAACCATTTTACACCCCTGATATTCTGTTCTCTCCCACACTGCTGATGCCTGTGCTGGAAGACAAGTGGGTGGGAATTTGCAACATTTacttatttctttaaaaacatttAGGAATCCCTCAAAGCGATATACAATCAATATCATAATACacttcagttacaataaaactaaaagagaacagaacaaaaatctgcacacataattaaaatacttaaaataatTGAAATGTTGAGAGTGTATGTGCTGTGTCCCTCACCTATCAGCCCAGGTTAGCCCCTTCAGTCACCTTTATTTACTGCTGCTGCTCACCAGCTGTCTTTTCAGAGCTCTTTGAAACTTCATATCTCGTTCTTCTCTTAGCACCCCAGGAAACTCATTCCACAACTTCAGAATTGCTTTTGTAAAAGATTTTTCTTGTAACAAATTTTTCTAAAAGCTTTTACTGGTGGTAACTGCAGCTGTGATTTCTGATTCGATCTTTGCTCCCTCCCACTGATACACCACTGAATTATGTGATCATCCTTACTGCTATTCCCTCATAATGTTTCTGAGAATTATCAAAATATGGAAATTTCAAATACACAACTTACCCGAGAGAGAAAAAGAGTCAGAGATTAGAGATGAAGGTGAGTGAGAGAATCGCTAAGGCAGGgcatcccaaacctgtcctgggaaccccatagcccatcaggttttcaggatatccacaatgaatatgcatgagatagatctgcatacactaaagacccagcatatgcaaatatgtcatgtatattcattgtggatatcctgaaaatctgacaggCTGTGAAACCCTGCACTAACATaaaggtcacacacacagagttagtgacagagccggggattagaactgaggcacatggagataaagtgattcccctgaggtcacacacacatagtaagtgacagagccggggattagagctgaggcacaggttgataaagtgactcccctgaagtcacacacacatagtaagtgacagagccggggattagaactgaggcacatggagataaagtgattcccctgaagtcacacacacatagtaagtgacagagccggggattagagctgaggcacagggagataaagtgactcccctgaagtcacacacacatagtaagtgacagagccggggattagaactgaggcacagggagataaagtgattcccctgaggtcacacacacagagttagtgacagagccggggattagaactgaggcacatggagataaagtgattcccctgaggtcacacacagagagtcagtgacagagccggggattagaagtgaggcacaggttgataaagtgactcccctgaagTCACACACACATAGTAAGTGaaagagccagggattagagctgaggcacagggagatacagtGACTCCCCTGAGGGTCAAACAAGCAAAGGTAGAATGTTGATTAGAACTCACAAGTTCATAATATTTTGAGTTCACCACTTTATCACCAGTGCAAACAATATATTGTATTGTATGTGTTATTCACTTACATAGTTGCATATTAATCAGATTAATTTTCATCTGTTGTTTGTCTGATGAGGAAAGCTTTTGTAAATTATGTATTTTAATAACGTTTGGAAAACAAAAAGGATagatgcctaggtctttttcaaatctttattggagtagagatgtgtttaaaatatacagctgctgcctcaggggcttaaatgcTCATTGGACTCAAATTTGTTAAGATGGTTTCAAATTCATAAACCACTATTCTTAATAAATGATCCGCAGTGGTAATAAATCTTGTCTCATTCGGACCCGATCGTAATTTGATGAAATTGAATCATCTCATTGCGCCTTGCGCTCCACCATCGGATATATGGTCTCAACTCTTTTCAAGAGTAGATGATTCAATTTACTAAGAATAGTGGTTTATGAATTTAAACCACCTTAACAAATTTGAGTCCAATGAgtgtttaagcccctgaggcagcagctgtatATTTTAAACATGTCTCTACTCCAATAATGATTtgaaaaagacctaggcatctatcctttttgttttcctaattgcttttttagatcgcctaccttcaTGTTTCTTGGGTCCATCCCTTTTAATAacatttgtaaattgttttgaagAAAGCATGTTTACATTACTAATGTATTTACTGCTGTCTGTCATCCATTTTGAACACAGAAACTCCTTgtaaaagcagaatagaaatgcctttttaagttaaagaaaatttaatttctgaaagtgTAATACTCACTGTTCCCCTTGAAAACACAGCGCTTCTCTGTTTAGAGAGAAGGGATCCTTCCTAAACCTTCATGATTAGAAGGAATAGAGAGCGAGGAAAGAATGCTTTTCTTTTCTATCTTGCAGAGGGTCTGGAGAAGATGTCCTGATGAAGGGTACACAGCCTCTGTCCCCTGGTGTCCCTTCAAACAGGCTCCGTCTTACCCCTGTCACATCAGATCTGTGCAGCTCCTCTCCATCAAAGTTCATAGATTCAGTCAAGATAAACCCATCTTACATTCtctgtgaaaaatatatttgtgatCTCTTTTGGCTGCTCTTGACTAGGAGGGTCTGAATAAAGCTGTATAAGTTGCATCTGATGATAGAGCGCAGCTCACAGAAAGGCATTAAAGTTGCACGTTACAGGATggctgcctcctctcctccaataGGGATCAGGCAAGGGCAGCTCGGGTGTCTTAAATGCTTTGGGAAGAGGACGCAGAGAGAAAAGTGTTTATGTCCATCTGGGAAATCAAGAAGTCCATCAAACAATTAAGGGAAGTTTTCTGCTCTGTGCCTGAGTTGCCTGAAAAGTTTAgtgttacatagaaacagagaaacatggaaacagagaaatgacagctaaaaaggaccaaatgatccacccccatctgcccagcaagcttatgcttatgccagtatctgctgcactgtgcttatcagtttcccagactgtaaaagtaagggccctcagatgcttttcaatccaatttcccttaacttttctggtggaagcagagagcattgttggagttgcatcaaaagtttcaggctttgcggtagattttaatagacatgcattcgcgtccatgtgcatgcactatctggtgcgcacaaatgggcatgcaattttataacatgcgtgtgcaggcgtgtgcatgttataaaatcaggagtcagtgcatgcaagggggtgcacaattgtgcaccttgcgtgcactgagcctGCGCCAAACCaggctgccttcccccgttccctcctaagccgctctgaaatcagatcggcctaggagggaacttccctaccccccccaccacaccttccccctaccttccctGCCCTTCTCCCctacatttttcttcttttaacttttgttttaaaacttactttagccctggggctgaagtaagttgcgtgcgccggccaactgccggcacgtgatccctggcacagcggcaaatggccactgtgccgggagccacTGACCCTGTCcgaccccgccccctccctgcccctttttgtatGCCCTAGGACTTATACGCGTCCTGAGGCATTacgtgcgtcgctgggcctttttaaaaaaggcccggcacacgtaaccttttgaaaatctgccccttagatttAAGGGTAGTAAAGGCCACATTGGCAAGTTattcccatgtttatttgttcctcaaaccgtaaaagtcagtgaggtgaattttcaaagagtttctcGCATTATAAGACCCATATAAGTGAGTATCTGGGCTGAGTATGAGcaacttgtattttaaaacagctcaATTACATGCGTATATGCACATGCATGAGCCACCCGTGGAGAAAAGGGGCGGAGTTAGAGCATCTGGAGCAGGGCCatcatttacatttgtaaattcCAATTTTAAATCCCATGCCCGCAGTGtgtatatatttacttctgctcttgatgatgtGCAAGtctgaaaaaattcattttaggcctaaaatgccagggtgaggggtctggataaacAGGAAGGATTGTAGGAAGgaaaaccagaggggtctggatgacaaactggtggacaaattgggcaaactggctatttccttcatacgtgttttaaaaaaatgcttagctGCGTGTTTTAAAGCcaaaaaattaagaacataagaacttaagaaattgccatgctgaatcagaccaaaggtccatcaagcccagcatcctgtttccaacagaggccaatccaggcctcaagaacctggcaattacccaaatatcaagaagatcccatgctactgatgccagtaatatcagaggccattccctaagtcagcttgattaatagcaggtaatggacttctcctcctagaacttatccaaacccaagGTCCAAGGGCCCCAACGTGGGATGTGCactgtaatccactctgaagtgtctaaaaggcagaatataaatcaaatacacaaataaataaataaatatatgtacacacattcataaaatataatttGGTTCACAGGATAAGCCAAGTGCTCCCATAAACTACTTCCCTATCACTTTCCTCAATGCATTTTTTACCTCCTTATTCCTCAGACTATAAATGATGGGGTTCAGCATGGGGATGAAAGCTTTGTAAAGCACAGACATGATTTTACCCTTCTCCAGGGAATATGTTGAGTTGGGTCTCAGGTACATGAAGAAGAGTGACAGATAATACAGGGAGACAACAGTGAGGTGAGAGGAGCAGGTAAAGAAAGCTTTGCGCTTCCCCTCCACAGAGTGGATTCTCAGGATGGCTGCGATGATGTATTTGTAAGATGTAAGAGTCACTAGGAAGACAGGCACTGATATCAATGCACCTTCAACAAATAATACAGTTTCAGGACCAGCTGTGTCAGAGCAGGATAGTTTTAACAGTGGCATGAGGTCACAGAAGATGTGGTTGATCATATTagagtcacaaaatgaaagtcGGGTGACAGAAGCCGTGATTGTCCCAGAATTCAGAAAACCGATCATCCAGGAGGTGGTCGCCAGCAGGACACAGAGTCTCTGACTCATGATGATGGAATAGTGCAAGGGGTCACAAACTGCTGTATATCGGTCATAAGCCATGGCAGTGAGAAGAAAAGCCTCAACAGAGGTGGAACCCAAGAAGAAAAACAACTGCACAAAGCATCTAGAATAGGTAATGGTCTTGTTCTCTAACAGGAAGATCTCCAGCAATTTTGGGACAATGGTGGAGCTGTAGCAgatatctgtgagagagaggttactgaggaagaagtacatgggggtgtgcaggcggGGGTCAGCACAGGTCACTGTGATAATCACAAGGTTCCCCAGCAGGAAGACCAGGAAGAGTGGAATCTGCAGCTGGGGATTATCAGAAAGTCCCAGAATAATAAATTCTGTCACCATCGTCATATTTTTGACATCCATTGAGGCCATTTCTCTATCCTGGGAGTATAAAAAGAAATGATAAATGTTATGTATGTTAAGTACAGATGTCAGTGAATTTTACAGATGCTGCAATGTATGGCCAGCAATGAAAGTTGATGATCTGCACCTCACCAGGTGTCACATAAATCTCATAGCCAGTGTGTTGGCCTTTCATTGCATTGGGAGAGAAGGGGAGATTATGCAAAGTATTCTGTTATTAGAAGTCTTATCCTATTTTGTAACTGGTTTGAAAATTGTGTCTAGCATTGAAATTAGTTAAAAGCAAACCAAGCAAGCATTTAGTCAGAGAGGGTTAGAATGATTTCAGATGTGAATGTTCAGTGACTGCTTTGATCCCCTTCTTAGGAAAGGTGACACAAGGAAAACTGAAGATGCTAAGGTAGAAGAGTCTGTATATAATGGCAGACTCTGAAATTCATGTAGATTGTGGTGCATCTATgaactctctttctccctctcctcccatcctGCCCCTCTCCCAGTTACACAAACACATTTTCTTGTAATCCTTCCCACCCTCATGCTACCAGTATCTCTCTTTCAACCCTTCCTCCCCTTTGTTCTCCCTcacccttctctctcactccctcctttgttcttctcctcctcctcttccatttcACTATCcctgccctttctctccctcctgcatGGTCTCTCTCCCTGCTCTCCCCTTATCTTCTCCCAATAACTCAGCGTACCCCGGATCACACCAAGGAGTTCTCTATGATCTCTAAATCTGAGCAGGAGGGTGTTAGTCTGGCTCAACATCTTCTACACTGGAAGCAACAGACAAGGCTGTGCAAGCCCAAACAACTCAAGATTGGACTATGGATTAAAATTTACAAGAAATGGCCCAAATTAAAGTTTATTGTTAAAGGGCTGGGTGTGGCTAGAAAATGTATATTGGCCAAATGGATCCTTCATGATGTTCCTACACGAAATCAGTGGGTTGTGGAAATGTCTGACCTTTTGAATGTAGATTTCAGGACCTGCACTATGAACAAGCCTCAGAGAGGATCTTCCTTCCATAagatttgggggggagggcataTATTAAAATCTTGCCCGCTTCTCTTCAACTGCTTCACAAGATCCACATGTTAAGGCTTACAGATACATGAAGGGCTTTGCTTCTATGTTTTTCAAAAGGCTTTCCATgtctgggaggggaagggggtatgGAATATTGGGTGATGGGAGGGCTATTGCTACTGTACATAAATGTTGTTTATTGTTACATGGTTTTGGaaactcaatacaaaaaaaattacaagagATGTAAAGTATtccttcttttttatatatttaacaaCAATTTCTCACTAGGCATTTTTGGAAGAGCAGATAATAATCAACAGGTACCCCTCTCTCCTAAGTCTATTAAACTCCTGTCTGACAGTGACCAGCTCAGGTCACTTGGATTTATCCAGCATATCCTAGTGGGGGAGATTCATTGCTTGTTGTTCATTCTTAGACCTAATAATTGACAGTCCCTAAGCTTACTTACCTAAGAACCTCTCCTTCAGAAGCGTCTCAAACagtttttaaatccagttatgctACGAGACCTGCACATTCAACAACCAGTTCTTTTCATGTACGGGTCCTGATCCTAGGACCAtttcaaagggtaaataaccattccctgtttgcctgttccagccttctcatggttttataaacctccatcatatcccttcTTAGTCTGAAGAGCCAAACCTCTTCTCAGTCTCTGAAGAGACCTTATTGGTTCAGCCTTTCTCCACAAGGGAGCCTttccagtccctttatcattCCTGTCTCCCTTcactgcaccttttctagtccATATCCTTTTGGAGCTGGGGGTGAGCAGAACTGCACTCAATAGTCAAGATGTGGTCACATCATGGAGCAGTACAGAGACCTGGGGTGAATTTCATCCTAAATTGCTTACGTTAATTATAAGACAAAATGAtttattcttatttcttttattaaCTTAAATTTGTTACTCACCTTTCTACCAAtgttcaaagtggtttacaagaAAGACTCCCCTCACCCCCTAAGTTTTTAAAACAAAGTTTTATTCACACAGCTGATGTGTAGAATCTTTTCCCTTCCAAAACTTGCAATAAATTATTTCCTTGAGCCAAAGAAGCTGATGGTAAACCGACTCATATCTGTGTAAATTAAAGTGACTCTCTAGCATTTAAAACCTGTCTCATTCTGTTCTGGTACAGATCTGAGTTCTGGCACTGTTTAATATTTCACGTGAACGAGCTACAGACTGGACGCGTCCCCACAGCACCTGGAGACATCCCCCCTCCATTCAGATCTGTACCAACTTACCCGAGTATTAATGGGAAAGAGCCTCCATTTTCTGCGGGAACAGGACGATTCACTTGAGGGGAATTTCCTGACTCCTGATATTCTGTTCTCTCTCACTCTATTGATGACTGTGTTGGAAAACAAGGGGGAGGAAACTGCAATATTGTTTCTCTAAATAAGGTTTCTGCAATCAGCCTAACAGATATTCCCACCCCAATGTTTTCTGAGAATTactaaaagatggaaatattaAACACAAGGCCTTCCCAAGAGATAAGAATAAGAAACAagtgtgaatttatttatttatttcattttttttatttgtttacacTTTTTTAAA
Protein-coding regions in this window:
- the LOC115077603 gene encoding olfactory receptor 5B21-like; this translates as MDVKNMTMVTEFIILGLSDNPQLQIPLFLVFLLGNLVIITVTCADPRLHTPMYFFLSNLSLTDICYSSTIVPKLLEIFLLENKTITYSRCFVQLFFFLGSTSVEAFLLTAMAYDRYTAVCDPLHYSIIMSQRLCVLLATTSWMIGFLNSGTITASVTRLSFCDSNMINHIFCDLMPLLKLSCSDTAGPETVLFVEGALISVPVFLVTLTSYKYIIAAILRIHSVEGKRKAFFTCSSHLTVVSLYYLSLFFMYLRPNSTYSLEKGKIMSVLYKAFIPMLNPIIYSLRNKEVKNALRKVIGK
- the LOC115077602 gene encoding olfactory receptor 5B21-like, whose protein sequence is MDMENMTTVREFLILGLSDNPQLQVPLFLVFLLIYLITLLGNLVIITVTRADPCLHTPMYFFLSNLALTDICCTSTVTPKLLEIFHSGDKTISYVGCILQLFFFMGHACTEAFLLTTMAYDRYVAVCDPLHYLLIMNHRVCVLLAVTSWITGFLNSMAVTASITRLSFCDSNQINHLFCDLLPLLKLSCTDTATTQSLVFVESAFMAVPAFLVTLTSYIYIISAILRIRSAEGKRKAFSTCSSHLTVVSMFYLSVFCMYLRPTSTYSQEQGKFLSVVYTTVTPMLNPIIYSLRNMEIKNALRKLIGK